From Procambarus clarkii isolate CNS0578487 chromosome 49, FALCON_Pclarkii_2.0, whole genome shotgun sequence, a single genomic window includes:
- the LOC123753764 gene encoding uncharacterized protein encodes MAASSPVIQPEDVNRLRYGLAVTKAGRDALASVFMWSYRGTFPVVTYLTQDLGYTNAQCRRVFDDHQRDKLEASSDAATFDITLLYKLMQRVCGLAEMNDPTWTTPGPQGPSLEHLIYSLKEHRNTLAHDNVGMSEQDLTSTLMELSDLLAKMLTEAGVRCGTNSQDVDHVTRDVTEYIGGLLAKVREPLDPSDVAYLPQLRQEIKMFRSHITEEVKQKSKQELTDGYKLLYQIVPAPWLLLNINYNPSLAFTRLRLLEDPVIGARHSHAAKGQDIDYEHILSMRREDGRVPECVLLTGEGGMGKTTLLKLILEKWVEDPAAIRHLGTVDLVFYVQCRDSHLNTFDGLLRQLLPQTLSDSDADFQLFKEIILSLNILVLIDGYDEVNDHSGRLVEELLHLPGKDVRLVITTRPGWDQHLSQLVPHTRPRCNILVLGITPERRVEFAERTIKVLVEEESQRSVITGRFTQRLEQMSQFLGEYLNTPLTLTLLALLCVEAPEEFNNLTTNTQVYEKIHDFITSKLVSRLTDKHVVDPKGKCDQFLLFFEEISLRGIQRQEYDLWPETEAEIREKCKTLGLLQEEVLSNYFSRTSYRRGLSVVWVFGYFHARYQEYCASRGLVALLLRAEQDRGDPASHRVSGERSIIIELLVDVVRKEKRSLRDHLRGSKFDISDVQQEFRERPRWQNILLSTTGVLCARGVEHRFITHIIDLFKMVTHEPDELLKHVAESRGSEHVIQAVCEKLRSEHWWGIWSVDSYVVLPLVLKKVTPKNIYLRINNTPQLKQCLSTLSVLAKMKVTITLDLNYSLDSKERSDIRNQCLERLTAPGSKCTLKRFSGGLSEAAIPLLPHTLESLTLHLTLQQLPVLIRHLPHLPHLQYLDFTLDITGYVDPDTLDATGYVDPDTLDATGYVDPDTLDATGYVDPDTLDTLPYQPRKLRLTIRRGLTDDDPAIDWCCHLAAQLCPFSREGYSRLYFSNTLLTCVGGERLLRGLHRRGVTGDDLEIDLATMFRYSEENNKYLRELSASLNNFNTFYIW; translated from the exons ATGGCGGCCTCCAGTCCTGTTATCCAACCGGAAGATGTGAACAGACTGCGGTATGGACTGGCTGTGACTAAGGCAGGACGAGACGCGCTAGCAAGTGTGTTTATGTGGTCGTACCGGGGCACCTTCCCAGTAGTGACTTACCTCACTCAGGACTTGGGGTACACCAATGCTCAGTGCAGGCGTGTCTTCGATGATCACCAGAGGGATAAACTCGAAGCTTCCTCTGACGCGGCAACTTTTGACATCACCCTGTTGTATAAACTCATGCaacgtgtgtgtggtctggctgaGATGAACGACCCCACGTGGACCACTCCAGGGCctcagggaccatcacttgaacacCTCATTTACAGCCTGAAGGAACACCGAAACACGTTGGCCCATGATAATGTGGGAATGTCAGAGCAAGATCTTACGTCAACACTGATGGAGCTCAGTGACTTATTGGCCAAGATGCTGACTGAGGCCGGCGTCCGGTGTGGGACAAACAGCCAggatgtggaccacgtgaccagagaTGTCACCGAGTATATTGGTGGTCTGCTAGCGAAGGTCAGAGAGCCGCTGGATCCCTCAGATGTGGCGTACTTGCCTCAGCTCCGCCAGGAGATTAAGATGTTCAGAAGCCACATCACAGAAGAGGTTAAGCAGAAGAGCAAGCAGGAGCTAACTGACGGGTATAAACTGCTGTACCAGATTGTTCCCGCACCCTGGCTCCTCCTCAACATTAACTACAACCCAAGTCTTGCTTTTACACGACTACGACTCCTTGAAGATCCCGTCATAGGGGCAAGACACTCCCACGCTGCCAAGGGTCAGGATATAGACTATGAACACATCTTGAGCATGAGACGAGAGGACGGAAGAGTCCCTGAGTGTGTCCTCCTGACGGGGGAAGGTGGTATGGGCAAGACAACTttactcaagctcatcctcgagaaGTGGGTAGAGGACCCTGCTGCCATACGTCACCTGGGCACTGTGGACCTCGTTTTCTATGTACAGTGCAGGGACTCACATCTTAATACCTTCGATGGTCTCCTCCGCCAGTTACTGCCTCAAACACTTAGTGATTCTGACGCTGACTTCCAGCTGTTTAAGGAGATAATCTTGAGCTTAAATATATTAGTCCTGATTGACGGCTACGACGAGGTCAACGACCATTCAGGAAGGCTGGTGGAGGAGCTGTTGCACCTGCCTGGCAAGGATGTGAGGTTGGTGATAACCACACGGCCGGGGTGGGACCAACACCTGTCACAGCTCgtcccacacaccagacctcgctgcaacatcctcgtcttgggcatcactccagaacgtcgcgtggagttcgccgagagaaccatcaaggtgctggtggaggaagagagccaacggagtgtcatcacagggaggtttactcagcggctggagcagatgagtcagttcctgggtgagtacctcaacactccactcaccttgaccttgttggcgctgctgtgtgtcgaggctccagaagaatttaacaacctcaccacaaacACTCAAGTCTACGAGAAGATTCATGACTTCATAACCAGTAAACTGGTGTCCAGACTCACAGACAAACATGTGGTGGACCCCAAAGGAAAATGTGACCAGTTTCTGTTGTTCTTTGAAGAGATTAGtttaagagggatccagaggcaggAGTACGACCTTTGGCCGGAGACGGAAGCGGAGATTAGGGAGAAGTGTAAAACTCTGGGACTGCTGCAGGAGGAGGTCTTGTCCAACTATTTCTCAAGAACCAGCTACCGTCGGGGCctcagtgtggtgtgggtgtttggctattttcacgccaggtaccaggagtattgTGCCAGCAGGGGGCTGGTCGCTCTCTTGTTGAGGGCTGAGCAAGACCGAGGTGATCCAGCATCACACCGGGTGTCAGGGGAAAGGTCTATAATCATTGAACTCTTGGTGGATGTTGTACGTAAGGAAAAACGCTCCTTGAGAGATCACCTGAGAGGATCAAAGTTTGATATTAGCGACGTGCAACAAGAGTTTAGGGAGCGCCCCAGATGGCAGAACATTTTACTCAGCACTACCGGGGTGCTGTGTGCCCGGGGAGTAGAGCACAGGTTCATTACTCACATAATTGACCTGTTCAAGATGGTTACACATGAGCCTGACGAGCTGTTGAAGCATGTAGCAGAGTCCCGCGGGAGTGAGCACGTCATCCAAGCCGTGTGTGAGAAGCTGCGTTCAGAACACTGGTGGGGAATATGGAGTGTTGACTCGTATGTTGTCCTGCCGCTTGTTCTTAAGAAGGTGACACCTAAGAACATTtacctaagaataaacaatacacCCCAACTAAAGCAGTGTCTGTCTACACTGTCAGTGCTGGCAAAAATGAAGGTAACCATAACCTTAGATCTTAACTATAGTTTAGACAGCAAAGAGAGAAGTGATATACGAAACCAATGTTTGGAGAGGCTGACAGCCCCCGGCAGTAAGTGTACCTTAAAGCGGTTTAGTGGTGGCTTGTCTGAGGCAGCCatacccctcctgcctcacaccctcGAGAGCCTCACCCTGCACCTCACACTACagcaactgcccgtcctcatccgtcacctgcctcaccttcctcacctgcagtatcttg ACTTTACCCTGGAcatcacgggctacgtggacccggacaccctggacgccacgggctacgtggacccggacaccctggacgccacgggctacgtggacccggacaccctggacgccacgggctacgtggacccggacaccctggacactCTGCCGTACCAGCCAAGGAAGCTCCGCCTGACCATCAGGCGGGGCCTCACTGATGACGACCCCGCCATAGACTGGTGCTGCCACCTGGCGGCTCAGCTGTGTCCTTTCTCAAGAGAAGGGTATAGTCGCCTGTACTTCTCTAACACGCTTCTAACCT